The Ignatzschineria rhizosphaerae genome contains a region encoding:
- a CDS encoding IS630 transposase-related protein: MAYEISFRKRILNTLDESKSITETARLFNISTSSIKKWRKKMAEGSLEDPVRRCNFKKIDPIQLKAYILEHPDAYLSEIAEVFQCATSSVHEALTKLGFKHKKKSTIYREQDQKKLKHF; encoded by the coding sequence ATGGCTTACGAAATTTCATTTAGAAAACGCATCTTAAATACTCTTGATGAGAGTAAAAGTATTACTGAAACGGCTCGTTTGTTTAATATCTCAACTTCGAGTATTAAGAAATGGCGGAAAAAAATGGCTGAAGGATCTTTAGAGGATCCTGTTCGCCGATGTAACTTTAAAAAAATTGATCCGATTCAACTCAAAGCCTATATTTTGGAACATCCTGATGCTTATCTTTCTGAAATTGCTGAAGTTTTTCAATGTGCGACATCTTCTGTTCATGAAGCGCTTACTAAACTTGGCTTTAAGCATAAAAAGAAAAGTACAATTTATCGGGAA